CACCAGCGTCAGCAACAGTGCGACGAGGAGACGGAGGTGCTTCACACCCCTTCTACGCGGACCGGATGACGCGCGGTTGTCAGCGATCGAACATTCGACCTGAGCCGAAGCAGCCGCTGTCGGTGGCTCCCGATAGGGTCCGGTCGTGGTCAATCAGTGGGACAGCGCCAGCTAACGCGTTCGCCGGTCTTCAACTACCCCAACCCCCGCGCCAACAGCCGCAAACAGCTCCATATCCGGGTTTGTGGCTGTTGGCGACGTGCGGGGTGCAGGTTTCGCGGCCTTGAAGACACCCCGACCTCGTGGTCAGCGCGATGACGAGTGGAAGGCTCGGTGGGCTCCGACGGTGAGCTGACCGGAGTCCGCGCGCGCCGTTCCGTCGGACACCACGTCGGCGACGACGCAGGTGATGTTGTCGGGACCGCCCGCGCGCACGGCCAGTGTGATCAGCCAGTGCACCGCGTCGTCCGGTCCGCCCGCCGAGGCCAACGCGTCGCGCACGGCGGAGTCCCCGACGACGTCGGTCAGCCCGTCCGAGCACACCAGGACCCGATCGCCGAGCTGGGCCTCGACGCGGAACAGGTCGGGCTCGAAGGTGTTGCCCGCCTGGAGGGTGCGCATCAGCACTGACCGGCGCGGGTGCCGCTCGGCCTCCTCCGCGGTGATCCGCCCGGCGTCCACAAGGGACTGGACCATGGTGTGGTCGTGGGTGAGCTGCCGGAGCCGGCCGTCCCGCAGCACGTAGGCGCGCGAGTCGCCGACGTGGGCCACCGCGAAGCCGGTGCCGTCCCAGAGCAACGCGGTCACCGTCGTGCCCATCCCCCGCAGCTCCGGGTCGGTCTCGGTCATGACGTCCAGCCTGCGCGCCGCCTCGGCCACGCCGTCCCGGACGAGCGCCAGCGTGTCCCGTTCGCGCAGGTCGACGGTGGTGGCCCAGGTGTCGAGAGCGGCGAGGGCGTCGATCACGGCGGCGCTGGCCACCTCGCCGTACACGTGGCCGCCCATCCCGTCCGCCACCGCGAGCAGACGGGGGCTGACCAGCGCGGAGTCCTCGTTCTCCGCCCGGCTCGGCCCGGGGTCGGAGCCGATCGCGACGCGCAAGCTGTGTGTCATGACACCAGTAGAGCACCTGTGAACTCACTTCACAAGCAATCAGGTTGTGGATCGACGCTGATACCGTGAGGGCCATGAACGCAGAGGCCACGGTCAACGCCGGTGAGATCGCGCGCCTGGTCGACGTGGGCCGGGCCGCGGTGAGCAACTGGCGACGCCGCCACGACGACTTCCCGCAGCCGGTCGGCGGCACCGCGACCAGCCCGCTGTTCTCGCTCCGCGAGGTCGAGGAGTGGCTGCGCCGCAACGGGAAGGTCTACCGCCTGTCCACGGCCGACCGGGCCTGGCAGCGCCTGCGCGCGGCGGGCGACGACCTCCGGCTCGGCGAACTGGTCGCCTCGGCCGCCGTCCTCCTGTTGCGCGACAACGGTTACTTCGTTCCCGGCGAGGAGCCCGCCGATGCCGAAGCGCTCCTCGAACTCGCCAAGGAGCGCGGCCCGGCCGAAGCGCTGGACCTGCTCTGCGAACGCTACGTGGAGGCGCACTCCCGACGGCTCACGGTCACCTCGCCCGAGGTCGCCGAGCTGATGGTCCGCTTGGCGGGCGCGGACACCGGGACCGTGCTCGACCCCGCGTGCGGGCTCGGCACGTTGCTGCTCAGCGGCTCCCCCGCTCGCGCGCTCGGCCAGGACATCGACCCCTCCTTCGCCAGGATCGCGTCCGCGCGCCTGGTCCTGCGCGGGGTCGACTCGGACGTCGTGTGCGCTGATTCCTTGCGACAGAACGGTTTCCCGGAGGCACAGGCCGATGCCGTGGTGTGCGAACCGCCGTTCAACGACCGTGCGTGGGGCTACGCGGAGCTGACCGGTGACCCTCGGTGGGAGTACGGCCTGCCGCCACGCGGAGAACCGGAGCTGGCGTGGGTGCAGCACTGCCTCGCGCACGTGCGCCCCGGCGGACGCGTGGCGATCCTGATGCCCAGCGCCGCCGCGAGCCGCCGCCCGGGACGACGCATCCGGAGCAACCTGCTGCGCGCGGGGGCACTGCGCGCGGTGGTGACGCTCCCGGTCACAGGCTCGGACCTGTGGTTGCTGCGCAGGCCGGAACCCCAGGACCGGTCGCCCTCGCACGTGGTCCTGCTGGAGGCGGGCGCCGATCTGTCCACAGTGGACCTCGAAGCGGGCGAGCTGGTGCGCATCATCGACCTGCTCGACGACGACGTGGACATCAGCCCGGCCCGGCACCGCGGCGGCGGGGACCGGGACCTCGGCCGGGAGTTCTCCTCGGCGCTGGACCGCTTCCGCGCGCTGGCCCCGGCCGCGGAACCCGCGCTGGACGTGCTCGCGCGGCGCCGGTCGCTGCCGACCACGACGCTCGGCGAGCTGGTCAAGGCCGGGCTGGTCTCGGTCCGCCACTCCCCCGCCAGGATCGGTGAGGGCGACCGGCCGGTGCTGACCGTGGACGACCTCGCCGAGGGCCGGGAGCCGACCGGTCGCGCGGGCGGGCCCGACCTGGTGACGGCGGAGCCGGGCGACGTGATCGCCTCGCCGCTCGGCGTGGCGCGCGTGGCCACGATGCCGGTGACGCTGGGCGCGCACCTCGCGGCCTACCGCGTCGATCCCGAGCGGATGGACGCGGACTTCCTCGCCGGGGCGCTGCGCGCGGCCGACCACCGCGCCCACCTCGGATCCAGCCGGGTGGACGCCCGCCGAACCCAGCTGCCCCGGCTCTCCATCGCCGAGCAGCGCGTGTACGGGGCCGCCTTCCGCCGCCTCGCCGAACTGGCCGACACGGTCCGGGAGGCCGCGGCGGCCGGGCACGCGCTGGTCCGGCTAGGCTTCGACGGACTCGTCGAGGGCAGCCTGGGACCGAGGAGCTAGCGGATGCTCGTCGCCGACCGCTATCTGCTCGAAGACCTGCCGCTGGGGCGCGGTGGGATGGGCGCGGTGTACCGGGGGCACGACAAGCACCTGGACCGCAGGGTCGCGGTGAAGTTCCTGCAGCTGCCCGGCGGCCCCGACGACGAGTTGGAGCGCCGTTTCGTCCGCGAGGCGCGCATCCTGGCCCGGCTGGAGCACCCCGGCGCGCCAGTGCTCTACGACTTCGGCACCGTGGACCACCGGTTGTTCCAGGTGATGCAGTTCATCGAGGGCGTCACCGTCTCCGACCTCGTCGGCGAGCTGGGGCCCGTGCCCGTGCCGTGGGCCGCGTCGATCGCCGCGCAGGCGTGCGCGGTCCTCGCGGCGGCGCACGCGCTGGCGATCTGCCACCGCGATCTCAAGCCCACCAACCTGATGCTCTGCCCGGACGGCAGCGTGAAGGTCCTCGACTTCGGTCTCGCCGTGCTCCGCGAGAGCGACGTCGCCCAGTTCACCCGCGCGGGCCAGCTCCTCGGCACGCCGTCCTACATGGCCCCCGAGCAGATCCAGCGCGGTGTCGCCGGACCGCCGAGCGACCTCTACGCGCTGGGCTGCGTCCTGCACGAAATGCTGACGGGACAACAACTCTTCACCGGTCCCACGGCCTACGCGATCTTCGAGAAGCAGGTGAAGCAGCGACCGCCCGCCGTCCTCGGAGTGCCGCGGGAGCTCGACGCGCTGGTGCAGCAGTTGCTGGAGAAGGAACCCGAGCGCCGCCCGGCCGACGCCACCGAGCTGTACGAGCGGCTGCGGCCGTTCGCGGTGGACCTCCCACCGCTGCCCGGTTTCCTGAGCCCGCCCGAGACGCCGAGCCCCGGCCGGATGTACGCGCGCATGGTGGGCCAGGCCCAGCCGGTACACCGGTGAGCCGGCCTTCCCGCCGGGCGAGGCCCGGCGGGAAGGCTTGGGGAATCTCAACCCCGCGTGTACAGCAACCGGTTCGGCGAGCCGGTTCCGGGATTGCGCACGACCCCGGAGGTCCCGCTGTTCACCAGCGCCTCGGACACCTGCGCGGGCGTGGCGGAGGGGTTACCGGCGAGGTACAGCGCCGCACCGCCCGCCACGTGCGGGCTGGCCATCGAGGTCCCGCTCATGCTCGCACTGCCGGTGTCACTGCTGTGCGAGGCCGAAGTGATGCCGACACCAGGGGCGAAGATGTCCAGACAGCGGCCGTAGTTGGAGAAGCCGGCGCGGTTGTCCGAACTGTCGGTCGCCCCGACGGTGATCACCTCCGGCACGCGGGCGGGGCCCGCCGAGCACGCGTCGGCGAAGCTGTTGCCCGCGGCGACCACGAAGGGGATGCCGGCGCGGGTCAGCCTGCCGATGGCCTCGTCACCGATGGCGGGGGTGTCGAAGGTGAAGCTGCCGTTGACCACAGCGGGTTTCACGGCGTTCTTCGCGATCCACTCGATGCCCTCGACACCGTCGGAGTCCGGCGCGCTGCCGTTGCAGCCGAGGATTCTGACCGCGACGAGCTTCACCTTCTTCGCCACGCCCCAGGTCTTTCCGCCGACGGTGCCCGACACGTGGGTGCCGTGACCGTTGCAGTCCTGGGCGATCGGGTCCTCGTCGACGAAGTCGTAGCCGTCCGTCGCGCGGCCCTCGAACTCGGTGTGCGTCTTGCGGATCCCGGTGTCCAAGACGTACGCGGTGACGTTGGACGCCGTGGTGTTGTAGGTGTACTTCTTGTCCAGCGGGAGGTTCCGCTGGTCGACGCGGTCGATGCCGTAGGTCGGATTCGCCTGCGTGTCCGCGATGCGCGCGGTGCCGTCCTGGAAAACCTTGCGCACCAAGGGGTCTGCCGCCAGCCGACGAGCCGCCGCCTCGGACAGGTCGCGCACGACGAAGCCGTGCATCGCCACTGTGAGCACCGACTTGACGGTGCCGCCGTAGCGTTCGGCCAGGGATCGCGAAGCCGAGACGGCGGCACCGTCCTC
The window above is part of the Allokutzneria albata genome. Proteins encoded here:
- a CDS encoding serine/threonine-protein kinase → MLVADRYLLEDLPLGRGGMGAVYRGHDKHLDRRVAVKFLQLPGGPDDELERRFVREARILARLEHPGAPVLYDFGTVDHRLFQVMQFIEGVTVSDLVGELGPVPVPWAASIAAQACAVLAAAHALAICHRDLKPTNLMLCPDGSVKVLDFGLAVLRESDVAQFTRAGQLLGTPSYMAPEQIQRGVAGPPSDLYALGCVLHEMLTGQQLFTGPTAYAIFEKQVKQRPPAVLGVPRELDALVQQLLEKEPERRPADATELYERLRPFAVDLPPLPGFLSPPETPSPGRMYARMVGQAQPVHR
- a CDS encoding S8 family peptidase: MRLLLAVLLLSFDIPGTASATADFVPAKNPVPGSFLVSLEDGAAVSASRSLAERYGGTVKSVLTVAMHGFVVRDLSEAAARRLAADPLVRKVFQDGTARIADTQANPTYGIDRVDQRNLPLDKKYTYNTTASNVTAYVLDTGIRKTHTEFEGRATDGYDFVDEDPIAQDCNGHGTHVSGTVGGKTWGVAKKVKLVAVRILGCNGSAPDSDGVEGIEWIAKNAVKPAVVNGSFTFDTPAIGDEAIGRLTRAGIPFVVAAGNSFADACSAGPARVPEVITVGATDSSDNRAGFSNYGRCLDIFAPGVGITSASHSSDTGSASMSGTSMASPHVAGGAALYLAGNPSATPAQVSEALVNSGTSGVVRNPGTGSPNRLLYTRG
- a CDS encoding HsdM family class I SAM-dependent methyltransferase, with translation MNAEATVNAGEIARLVDVGRAAVSNWRRRHDDFPQPVGGTATSPLFSLREVEEWLRRNGKVYRLSTADRAWQRLRAAGDDLRLGELVASAAVLLLRDNGYFVPGEEPADAEALLELAKERGPAEALDLLCERYVEAHSRRLTVTSPEVAELMVRLAGADTGTVLDPACGLGTLLLSGSPARALGQDIDPSFARIASARLVLRGVDSDVVCADSLRQNGFPEAQADAVVCEPPFNDRAWGYAELTGDPRWEYGLPPRGEPELAWVQHCLAHVRPGGRVAILMPSAAASRRPGRRIRSNLLRAGALRAVVTLPVTGSDLWLLRRPEPQDRSPSHVVLLEAGADLSTVDLEAGELVRIIDLLDDDVDISPARHRGGGDRDLGREFSSALDRFRALAPAAEPALDVLARRRSLPTTTLGELVKAGLVSVRHSPARIGEGDRPVLTVDDLAEGREPTGRAGGPDLVTAEPGDVIASPLGVARVATMPVTLGAHLAAYRVDPERMDADFLAGALRAADHRAHLGSSRVDARRTQLPRLSIAEQRVYGAAFRRLAELADTVREAAAAGHALVRLGFDGLVEGSLGPRS
- a CDS encoding PP2C family protein-serine/threonine phosphatase, with product MTHSLRVAIGSDPGPSRAENEDSALVSPRLLAVADGMGGHVYGEVASAAVIDALAALDTWATTVDLRERDTLALVRDGVAEAARRLDVMTETDPELRGMGTTVTALLWDGTGFAVAHVGDSRAYVLRDGRLRQLTHDHTMVQSLVDAGRITAEEAERHPRRSVLMRTLQAGNTFEPDLFRVEAQLGDRVLVCSDGLTDVVGDSAVRDALASAGGPDDAVHWLITLAVRAGGPDNITCVVADVVSDGTARADSGQLTVGAHRAFHSSSR